In a genomic window of Blastopirellula marina:
- a CDS encoding PadR family transcriptional regulator, translating into MAEDEPSRKFQKELNAGAVSLILLSILEQHGEPMYGYEIGKWLETHAGKPLPMNQGALYPVLRSLEKQGLLHSQTLPSESGPPRKYYQITTVGKQTLVTWTDAWHKNTRFVNSVLELRDAKDSGSRSDSLSGRARNKP; encoded by the coding sequence ATGGCAGAAGACGAGCCATCGCGTAAGTTCCAGAAGGAACTTAATGCTGGGGCTGTCTCGCTCATTCTGCTCTCGATTCTTGAGCAACATGGCGAGCCGATGTATGGCTATGAAATCGGGAAGTGGCTCGAGACTCATGCCGGCAAGCCGTTGCCCATGAATCAAGGCGCGCTATATCCGGTGCTGCGATCTCTTGAAAAACAGGGGCTGCTACATAGTCAGACATTGCCTTCGGAATCGGGACCACCGCGCAAGTACTACCAGATCACGACGGTAGGCAAGCAAACGCTCGTCACCTGGACGGATGCCTGGCACAAGAACACTCGCTTCGTTAATTCGGTTTTGGAGTTGCGTGATGCAAAAGACTCTGGCTCCCGCAGTGATTCGTTATCTGGACGCGCTCGAAATAAGCCTTAA
- a CDS encoding efflux RND transporter permease subunit, which produces MSFPHFFIERPIFASVLSFLIVLVGGIVYYTLPVSQYPDVVPPTIVVRASYPGATPQVIADTVATPIEQEMNGVDDMMYMESSSSADGTMQLTVTFKLGTDLDDAQVLVQNRVAIAEPRLPEAVRQIGVTTSKQIPDMLMVVHLNSPDKSRDQLYISNFAFLRVRDAMMRLDGVGDVRIAGGNEYAMRVWLDIERMTHLDLMPADVVAAIRGQNVQVAAGVIGQPPTDETGAFQLNVTTQGRLKDTEEFGKIIIKRGEDGRVTRLSDVARVELGAQDYSRLSYLDGKPAVAVLVYQRPGTNAVDTANQIKQTMEDLSKDFPVGIGYEIAYNPTNFVEESIEEVFDTLYITTAFVIFTVFIFLHGWRPTIIPVIAIPISLIGTFAVMQFLGVSLNTLSLFGLVLAIGIVVDDAIVVVENVERLIAEGLSPREATHKAMDEVGSALIATTLVLIAVFVPTVFIPSISGKFYQQFAITIAISTAFSTFVSLTLSPALCALLLRPKGTTRNLSGRIVDKCFGWFFRLFNRTFDITSDAYAWVISRIVRVSVVVLLLYAGLLYCTWSSFSLVPTGFIPAMDQGYLIVAIRLPDGAALARTDVVTKKVAEIGGRIDGVAHSVGIAGLSGSTFTISPNAAVTFLPLDDAKERAARGRDINAIVADLRREVAVVNEAEIFVIPPPPVRGIGRGGGYKMYVQDQSGAGIDALNIVTQRMVAEANQQPGLVQVYSNYRLSVPQVYAEVDRTKAEMLDVPVANIFEALQVYLGSLYVNDFNFLGRTYRVTAQAEPEFRDEPSDIMQLRTRSARGASVSLGSLVELQRVTGPDRLVRFNLYPAADINGDTIPGFSTGQSLDTMEELAQTNLPPGFGYAWTDIAYQERQAGNTIVYLFPLAVLFVFLTLAAQYESWLLPLAIILIVPLCLLFAILGIWYRGMDNNILTQIGFIVLVGLACKNAILIVEFAKAEEDNGKDRFEAAVEACRLRLRPILMTAFSFILGVIPLLIATGAGFEMRRVLGTAVFAGMLGVTIFGLFLTPVFYVVLSKFAKKKPQPTTGAEATTT; this is translated from the coding sequence ATGAGTTTCCCACACTTCTTCATTGAACGACCAATCTTTGCGTCAGTGTTATCTTTCTTGATCGTGCTGGTTGGTGGCATCGTTTATTACACGTTGCCGGTTTCGCAGTATCCCGACGTCGTTCCGCCGACGATTGTCGTGCGAGCCAGTTATCCCGGGGCAACGCCGCAAGTGATTGCTGATACGGTGGCAACGCCGATCGAGCAAGAGATGAACGGTGTCGACGACATGATGTATATGGAATCGTCGTCGAGCGCCGACGGAACGATGCAGCTGACGGTGACCTTTAAATTGGGAACCGATCTGGACGACGCTCAAGTGCTGGTGCAAAACCGTGTGGCGATTGCGGAACCACGTTTGCCGGAAGCAGTCCGCCAAATCGGGGTGACTACCAGCAAGCAGATTCCTGACATGCTGATGGTGGTGCATCTAAATTCGCCCGACAAAAGTCGCGATCAACTCTATATCAGCAACTTCGCATTCTTGCGAGTTCGCGATGCGATGATGCGATTGGATGGTGTCGGCGACGTGCGAATTGCTGGCGGTAACGAATACGCCATGCGGGTCTGGCTCGATATCGAACGCATGACCCACCTAGATTTAATGCCGGCGGATGTAGTCGCGGCGATTCGTGGTCAAAACGTTCAAGTCGCAGCGGGTGTGATCGGTCAACCTCCAACCGACGAAACGGGCGCATTTCAGCTGAATGTGACGACGCAAGGACGACTGAAAGATACGGAAGAGTTCGGCAAGATCATTATCAAACGTGGCGAAGATGGTCGCGTGACCCGCCTGAGCGACGTCGCTCGCGTCGAACTGGGAGCTCAAGACTATTCCCGGCTTAGCTATCTCGATGGCAAGCCAGCCGTTGCTGTGCTTGTTTATCAGAGGCCAGGAACGAACGCGGTTGATACGGCGAATCAGATCAAGCAGACGATGGAAGACCTAAGTAAGGACTTTCCTGTTGGAATTGGCTACGAAATCGCCTACAACCCGACCAACTTTGTGGAAGAATCGATCGAGGAAGTTTTCGACACGCTATATATTACCACCGCGTTCGTGATTTTCACCGTGTTTATCTTCTTGCACGGTTGGCGCCCGACCATCATTCCTGTGATCGCAATTCCAATCTCCTTGATTGGAACCTTCGCTGTGATGCAGTTTTTGGGAGTCTCTTTAAATACGCTGTCGCTATTCGGACTGGTACTCGCAATTGGTATCGTCGTCGATGATGCAATTGTGGTGGTTGAGAACGTCGAGCGTTTAATTGCCGAGGGATTATCGCCTCGTGAGGCAACGCATAAGGCAATGGATGAAGTTGGTTCCGCGTTGATCGCGACGACCCTGGTGTTAATCGCGGTTTTCGTGCCGACCGTCTTCATCCCTAGCATCAGCGGAAAGTTCTATCAGCAGTTTGCGATTACGATCGCCATTTCTACCGCATTCTCAACGTTCGTTTCATTAACCCTTAGTCCCGCCCTTTGTGCGTTGCTATTGCGGCCAAAAGGTACCACCCGAAATTTGAGTGGGCGCATCGTTGACAAGTGTTTCGGTTGGTTCTTTCGGCTATTCAATCGCACGTTTGACATTACGAGTGATGCGTACGCTTGGGTCATCTCACGAATCGTACGTGTGTCGGTCGTAGTCTTGCTTCTGTACGCTGGCTTGTTGTATTGCACTTGGAGCAGTTTCAGTTTGGTACCTACCGGGTTTATTCCTGCCATGGACCAAGGCTATCTGATTGTGGCGATTCGGCTACCTGATGGCGCGGCACTTGCTCGAACTGACGTAGTTACCAAAAAAGTGGCAGAAATCGGTGGTCGCATCGATGGGGTGGCACACTCGGTTGGTATTGCGGGCTTATCTGGATCGACCTTCACGATTAGTCCCAACGCCGCCGTGACGTTTCTTCCATTGGATGATGCAAAAGAACGGGCGGCTCGTGGACGAGATATCAACGCAATTGTCGCGGACCTGCGTCGCGAAGTTGCTGTGGTGAACGAAGCCGAGATCTTCGTCATTCCGCCTCCGCCGGTACGTGGTATTGGTCGTGGTGGTGGTTACAAGATGTATGTCCAAGACCAAAGTGGCGCCGGTATCGACGCCCTGAATATCGTGACCCAACGAATGGTTGCTGAGGCGAATCAGCAACCGGGCTTGGTGCAAGTTTACTCGAATTATCGGTTGAGTGTTCCCCAGGTGTACGCTGAGGTCGATCGAACAAAGGCGGAAATGCTGGATGTACCGGTGGCCAATATCTTCGAGGCGTTGCAAGTTTATCTTGGATCACTCTACGTGAACGATTTCAACTTCCTCGGACGAACGTATCGCGTGACCGCTCAGGCAGAGCCGGAGTTCCGTGATGAACCGAGCGATATCATGCAACTGCGCACGCGCAGTGCTCGGGGCGCGAGTGTATCCCTTGGTTCGCTGGTGGAGCTGCAGCGGGTGACTGGTCCTGATCGTTTGGTGCGATTTAACTTGTATCCTGCTGCCGATATTAATGGCGATACCATCCCTGGATTCAGCACGGGACAATCGTTGGATACGATGGAAGAGTTGGCTCAGACCAATCTTCCACCTGGCTTTGGCTATGCTTGGACCGATATTGCCTATCAAGAGCGACAAGCTGGGAACACGATTGTCTATTTATTCCCTTTAGCAGTGCTATTTGTGTTTCTAACATTGGCCGCCCAGTACGAAAGCTGGTTGCTTCCGCTCGCGATCATCTTGATCGTGCCATTGTGTTTGTTGTTCGCAATCCTTGGTATTTGGTACCGAGGGATGGATAACAACATTTTAACGCAGATTGGCTTTATCGTGCTCGTGGGCTTGGCATGTAAGAATGCGATTTTGATTGTTGAATTCGCTAAGGCTGAAGAGGACAACGGGAAAGATCGATTCGAAGCCGCCGTTGAAGCCTGTCGACTGCGTCTCCGTCCGATTTTGATGACCGCATTCTCGTTTATCCTGGGTGTGATTCCGCTTCTAATTGCGACGGGTGCCGGTTTCGAAATGCGGCGTGTGCTCGGGACCGCTGTGTTTGCTGGAATGTTGGGGGTGACCATCTTCGGGCTCTTCCTCACTCCAGTGTTTTACGTGGTCCTTAGTAAGTTTGCGAAGAAGAAGCCTCAGCCGACAACCGGTGCTGAGGCCACGACCACGTGA
- a CDS encoding DUF4132 domain-containing protein, whose product MAKATKALKKKSPQKAAAAVDDSFPWLEADKGYALGILKGKLVARNPQGKKLASVPKTLKDSDLAEQLLAACEWLATHRTDCLRQIEAWMLRSLPIPREVLESVWPDPDWRDLLQNLVVVAADAKGDTQADKTGLLRDIDAKKGVGVVDRDGETQWLKSSQIMIPHPILIDGVEDLREISSDMDFTQSVEQLFRPVFSATNEQKKTERITEFSNGKFDQLNFVASLCRRLGYPVRGGYACNKVWENGTPMEARYWVGEGDPEYETLTDDLIFVDEEQTPQSIADVGLVTFSEGMRMASQIYAKRKVEEDEKEEGDA is encoded by the coding sequence ATGGCGAAAGCGACGAAGGCTCTCAAGAAGAAGAGCCCGCAGAAGGCCGCTGCGGCGGTGGATGATTCTTTCCCCTGGCTAGAAGCCGACAAGGGCTACGCTCTGGGAATTCTTAAAGGCAAACTGGTAGCTCGAAATCCGCAAGGCAAGAAGCTGGCCTCGGTTCCTAAGACGCTTAAGGACTCAGATCTAGCAGAACAGCTTCTGGCAGCCTGTGAGTGGCTTGCTACGCACCGTACTGACTGCCTGCGGCAGATCGAAGCATGGATGCTACGATCCTTACCCATTCCGCGTGAGGTTCTGGAATCAGTCTGGCCTGATCCCGACTGGCGGGACTTGTTGCAAAATTTAGTGGTAGTTGCCGCGGATGCGAAAGGCGACACACAAGCCGACAAAACCGGATTACTTCGCGATATTGATGCGAAGAAGGGTGTCGGTGTCGTCGATCGCGATGGGGAGACACAATGGCTTAAATCTTCTCAGATCATGATTCCGCATCCTATCTTGATCGATGGCGTTGAGGATCTGCGGGAGATTTCCTCCGACATGGACTTTACGCAATCCGTTGAACAACTATTTCGTCCAGTCTTCTCGGCAACGAATGAACAGAAGAAGACAGAGCGAATTACCGAGTTTAGCAACGGAAAGTTCGATCAGCTTAACTTCGTCGCCTCGCTTTGTCGTCGTCTTGGTTATCCCGTTCGCGGAGGTTACGCATGTAACAAGGTATGGGAAAACGGCACGCCGATGGAGGCGCGATATTGGGTTGGTGAAGGAGATCCTGAGTACGAAACATTGACCGATGATTTGATCTTTGTTGACGAGGAACAAACCCCGCAATCGATTGCCGATGTCGGGCTCGTTACATTCAGCGAGGGAATGCGCATGGCGTCGCAGATTTATGCCAAACGCAAAGTCGAAGAAGACGAAAAAGAGGAGGGCGACGCATGA
- a CDS encoding amidohydrolase family protein — MTSHPSPATEIDHAFFEREVESFLPDKVFDAHAHLMKEGSHRFAIRGIPATFGYQEVKHFSEDLHSQRRYAGLFLPGFDASLKQKIPEANNWVSEQLAFAPDCVGAFFVTPEDDPEWVQQEVRRLGLHGLKCYHTMAPNQPTFEAEIPDYLPEPLVAVANQEGWFITLHIVKKHAVADPGNLYWIRRYCERYPHIKLILAHSARGFQPAHNLAGLESLRDLNNLYFDSSANCEPIAHQAIVRLFGHKKLIYGTDFPISHIKGRCVAIGDTFLWLTENSPIWNEKHSAIEPVLVGLEHIRSLKWACWSEKLVDSQIEDIFWNNATQLFGIQKS, encoded by the coding sequence ATGACTTCACACCCATCTCCAGCGACGGAAATCGATCACGCTTTCTTTGAGAGGGAGGTCGAGTCTTTTCTGCCGGACAAAGTATTCGATGCGCACGCGCATTTGATGAAAGAAGGGTCCCACCGATTTGCGATTCGTGGAATTCCTGCCACCTTCGGTTACCAGGAGGTGAAACATTTCAGCGAAGACTTACATTCACAACGTCGCTATGCGGGCCTATTTCTTCCCGGATTTGATGCAAGCTTGAAGCAGAAGATTCCCGAAGCGAACAATTGGGTGAGTGAACAGCTCGCATTCGCACCTGATTGTGTCGGGGCGTTCTTTGTCACACCTGAAGACGATCCGGAATGGGTGCAACAAGAAGTCAGGCGGCTGGGCCTTCATGGTTTGAAGTGTTACCACACGATGGCGCCGAACCAGCCTACGTTCGAAGCGGAGATTCCTGACTATTTACCAGAGCCGCTCGTCGCGGTGGCGAATCAGGAAGGTTGGTTCATCACGCTTCACATAGTCAAGAAGCACGCCGTTGCCGATCCGGGAAATTTGTACTGGATTCGGCGCTATTGCGAGCGATATCCGCATATCAAGTTGATTCTTGCACACTCTGCCCGTGGGTTTCAGCCTGCGCATAACCTTGCTGGATTAGAATCCCTCAGAGACCTCAATAATCTTTACTTCGACAGCAGCGCAAACTGTGAGCCGATTGCGCATCAGGCCATCGTTCGACTATTCGGGCACAAGAAGCTGATATACGGAACGGATTTCCCGATCAGCCACATAAAAGGTCGGTGCGTCGCCATAGGCGATACGTTCCTATGGCTCACAGAAAATTCCCCGATCTGGAACGAGAAGCATTCAGCGATCGAGCCAGTGCTAGTTGGTCTTGAGCATATTCGTTCCCTGAAATGGGCGTGTTGGTCCGAGAAATTGGTCGATTCGCAGATTGAAGACATCTTTTGGAACAACGCGACCCAACTATTTGGTATTCAAAAATCGTGA
- a CDS encoding aminotransferase class III-fold pyridoxal phosphate-dependent enzyme: MTREKSIEVASSRIPRSMELYHRALKRIPGGTQLVSRRPTRTAYGISPIYAQSANGARFTDVDGFEYIDWISGIGSILLGYADPVVDAAVREQIMDGTNYSVNHELEVELAEELCHWIPSAEMVRYAKTGGEACAMAVRIARGVTGKDMILFCGYHGWHDWYLAANLDAGSSLGEHLFPGIEPIGVPQGLANTAMPFPYGDLASLETLLEKHEGKVAAVIMEPLRSELPVPGYLEGVLTLAKKHQCVSIFDEVSTGLRFGMGGAQEKFNAVPDMSVFAKSISNGYAMAMVVGKSQVMEAAAQMFISSTYWSETIGLRAALTTIREASHRNVAAQLEAYGEKLKRELNTIALEVSCPVTCRGVDVHPYLHFDIPNEELRSQVVTLYIQEMAKRGCHGYASFYLNAAQGDSEFSQTCEAARETFVIIRDAFDRNEVTAVLECSPQRDAFRRLVK, translated from the coding sequence ATGACTCGTGAGAAATCGATCGAAGTTGCATCATCGCGGATTCCGCGATCGATGGAGCTTTACCATCGCGCTTTGAAGCGAATCCCAGGTGGCACTCAGTTGGTGAGTCGCCGACCAACCCGTACCGCATATGGTATATCGCCAATCTACGCGCAGTCCGCCAATGGTGCGCGTTTCACAGATGTCGATGGATTCGAGTACATCGATTGGATTAGTGGAATTGGGTCAATACTACTTGGTTATGCCGATCCAGTCGTGGATGCTGCGGTTCGCGAGCAGATTATGGATGGGACCAACTATTCGGTGAATCATGAGTTGGAGGTCGAATTAGCCGAAGAGCTCTGCCACTGGATTCCTTCTGCTGAAATGGTCCGCTATGCGAAGACTGGCGGTGAAGCCTGTGCTATGGCGGTTCGAATCGCGCGTGGGGTAACTGGCAAGGATATGATTCTGTTTTGTGGCTACCACGGTTGGCATGACTGGTACCTGGCCGCCAATCTTGATGCCGGTAGCAGTTTAGGCGAGCATCTCTTTCCTGGCATTGAACCGATTGGTGTTCCCCAAGGTTTAGCGAATACGGCTATGCCATTTCCATATGGTGACCTAGCAAGCTTGGAAACTCTTCTAGAAAAGCATGAAGGCAAAGTTGCCGCAGTCATTATGGAACCGCTGCGCTCTGAACTTCCTGTGCCTGGTTATTTGGAAGGCGTCCTGACTTTGGCGAAAAAGCACCAATGTGTTTCTATTTTCGACGAAGTCTCGACGGGCCTTCGTTTCGGGATGGGAGGTGCACAGGAAAAGTTCAACGCTGTTCCCGACATGTCTGTCTTCGCCAAGTCAATCTCGAATGGCTATGCCATGGCAATGGTAGTGGGAAAAAGTCAGGTGATGGAAGCTGCAGCGCAGATGTTTATTTCAAGTACGTACTGGAGCGAAACGATTGGACTGCGTGCCGCGCTAACCACCATTCGAGAGGCGTCACATCGCAACGTTGCGGCTCAGCTCGAAGCATACGGGGAAAAGCTTAAACGCGAATTGAACACGATCGCCTTGGAAGTATCGTGTCCGGTCACGTGTCGAGGTGTCGATGTACATCCTTACCTACATTTCGACATACCGAATGAAGAACTGCGAAGCCAAGTTGTTACTTTATACATCCAGGAAATGGCCAAACGTGGGTGTCACGGATACGCATCGTTCTACCTTAATGCCGCTCAAGGAGATTCCGAGTTTTCGCAGACATGCGAAGCGGCTCGGGAAACATTTGTCATTATCCGCGATGCTTTTGACCGAAATGAGGTTACGGCTGTGCTCGAATGTTCTCCTCAGAGAGATGCTTTTCGTCGGCTCGTGAAGTAA
- a CDS encoding sodium:solute symporter family transporter, with the protein MSHRLQTLDWFVIGAYLVVMLLVGWYFSRKTATTDDYLLGGRQMNPWAVGLSLFATLLSTLTYLSMPGEMIKHGPMVIAVIASFPLIAWVVGWYIIPRFMKLQVTSAYEILEDKLGIGIRLLGSALFLSLRLLWMAVVIYATVEKVLIPMLGWDEKYIPYVSAFLGVITVIYTSMGGLRAVVYTDVVQTFILLGGAILTMVTITYSLGGVNQWWPSEWDPEWAPVQLWFSPTSPRTIAGAALSGWVWYVCTAGSDQMAVQRYLATRDVAAARKMYFVSLGVAVFSTVFLAVLGLALHGFFTANPQMLSEGLSIQEDADKLFPLYIIVGLPTGISGLVVAGLLAAAMSSLSSGLNSSCSVVTVDFLDRFKASGTETDAGNVSLSRYVSVLIGVVVIGLSMFAGTVEGNLLTVTYKVVNLFVAPLFVLFFLALWISWSTPFGAWIGVSASIAVAVGISFYELFGMNIFWIMPGSLITGIVVGSLASLVPLTGKALPVPEDEFA; encoded by the coding sequence ATGTCACATCGATTACAGACGTTGGATTGGTTCGTAATTGGCGCCTACCTAGTTGTGATGCTGCTGGTCGGCTGGTACTTCAGCCGTAAGACTGCAACGACGGACGATTATCTGCTGGGTGGCCGACAAATGAATCCGTGGGCGGTCGGCTTATCGCTATTCGCGACCTTGCTGAGCACGCTTACGTACTTGTCGATGCCAGGCGAGATGATCAAACATGGCCCGATGGTCATCGCAGTAATTGCGTCGTTTCCACTCATTGCCTGGGTCGTCGGCTGGTACATCATTCCGCGTTTTATGAAACTTCAGGTCACGAGCGCCTACGAGATCTTAGAAGACAAACTCGGCATCGGAATTCGCTTACTTGGATCCGCCTTATTTCTTTCGTTGCGGCTACTGTGGATGGCTGTGGTGATCTATGCAACGGTTGAGAAAGTCCTGATCCCCATGCTCGGTTGGGACGAGAAGTATATTCCGTACGTTTCGGCATTTCTCGGGGTAATTACGGTAATTTACACTTCGATGGGCGGACTTCGCGCGGTGGTTTACACCGACGTTGTGCAAACGTTTATCTTGCTGGGTGGTGCGATCCTGACAATGGTCACCATCACCTACAGCCTAGGAGGCGTGAATCAATGGTGGCCAAGTGAGTGGGATCCTGAATGGGCTCCGGTTCAGCTGTGGTTTTCGCCCACCTCCCCACGCACGATCGCCGGTGCTGCGTTGTCTGGCTGGGTCTGGTACGTCTGTACGGCAGGCTCCGACCAGATGGCCGTTCAACGTTATCTGGCGACTCGCGACGTCGCTGCTGCTCGAAAGATGTATTTCGTTTCCCTCGGGGTCGCTGTCTTTTCGACCGTTTTCCTCGCCGTTCTGGGACTCGCACTGCACGGCTTCTTTACGGCGAACCCTCAGATGCTCTCCGAAGGCCTCTCCATTCAAGAAGATGCCGACAAACTGTTCCCGCTCTACATCATCGTGGGGTTGCCCACGGGAATCAGCGGGCTCGTTGTCGCAGGATTGTTAGCCGCCGCCATGTCTTCCCTATCGTCCGGCCTTAACTCGTCATGTTCCGTCGTGACGGTCGATTTCCTGGATCGCTTTAAGGCCTCTGGCACGGAAACGGATGCTGGCAACGTTAGCCTGTCTCGCTATGTATCCGTCTTGATCGGTGTTGTAGTCATCGGCCTCAGCATGTTTGCAGGAACCGTAGAAGGCAACTTGTTGACCGTTACTTACAAGGTTGTCAATCTGTTCGTCGCTCCCCTGTTTGTCTTGTTTTTCCTGGCTCTTTGGATTTCGTGGTCCACACCGTTCGGTGCCTGGATCGGAGTCTCCGCCAGTATCGCTGTCGCCGTGGGCATTTCATTCTACGAGTTGTTCGGAATGAACATATTCTGGATCATGCCAGGATCGCTGATCACAGGCATTGTAGTCGGATCCTTGGCGAGCCTAGTTCCATTAACGGGAAAAGCTCTTCCAGTTCCAGAAGATGAATTCGCTTGA
- a CDS encoding efflux RND transporter periplasmic adaptor subunit, translating to MLTLRLISPHSAAIVGGLLVCGMLGCGQAPREQAKPPAPTMTVAQPLQKEIVEWDAYTGRLEPVEFVEVRARVSGYLQSIHFDEGQMVNEGDLLFIIDPRPFEATLSEAKAQLRQAESQLSQSKAQMAEALAQQKQANAQLDLAQLRVARARTLRERNAVAQDELDQRETDIVQSQADVASAEASIGLAEASMDTANAAIEAANAGIATAQLDLNYTRVYAPVTGRISREYVTEGNLISGGAATSTLLTTITSVEPIYCAFDVNEAQALKYIRLAQQGKRKSSREAKNPVYLGLSDEKLFPHYGHMEFVDNRFDTDTASMRVRCIFRNEDHVLVPGMFGRVRLPGSAAYEAVLIPDSAIGTDQSSQFVYIVVDKKIERRAVVPGPLVDGLRIIREGLKGDEQLVIEGLLLARPAMEVQVQTGEIQIVEDGLPNTYEPLPPDKWISSGLTSIKTPNQDVPTTQESPGMSTSISKSGAAQ from the coding sequence ATGCTAACGCTTCGTTTGATTTCGCCGCATTCTGCGGCCATTGTGGGTGGACTTCTTGTTTGCGGAATGTTGGGCTGCGGCCAGGCACCCCGCGAGCAGGCCAAGCCACCTGCACCTACAATGACTGTCGCTCAACCTTTGCAAAAAGAGATCGTTGAGTGGGACGCATACACCGGGCGTCTAGAGCCGGTCGAGTTTGTTGAAGTGCGTGCCCGCGTGAGCGGCTATCTTCAGTCGATACACTTCGACGAAGGACAGATGGTAAACGAAGGTGATCTCCTGTTTATCATCGATCCACGTCCTTTCGAGGCAACATTGAGTGAGGCTAAGGCTCAGCTCCGCCAGGCCGAATCCCAACTGTCCCAGTCAAAAGCGCAGATGGCCGAGGCATTAGCTCAACAAAAACAAGCAAATGCTCAACTTGATTTGGCGCAACTTCGCGTCGCGCGTGCACGGACGCTGCGTGAAAGAAATGCGGTGGCACAAGATGAACTCGATCAGCGGGAAACCGACATCGTTCAATCGCAAGCCGATGTCGCTTCGGCGGAAGCAAGCATCGGACTGGCCGAAGCTTCGATGGATACCGCAAACGCCGCGATCGAAGCCGCTAACGCGGGGATTGCGACAGCACAGCTCGATTTGAATTACACGCGAGTTTACGCTCCTGTGACCGGCCGCATTAGCCGTGAATACGTCACGGAAGGAAATCTCATTAGTGGGGGGGCAGCGACTTCGACACTACTTACCACGATTACTTCGGTCGAGCCAATTTATTGTGCGTTCGATGTGAATGAAGCACAGGCCCTTAAATACATTCGCCTTGCTCAACAGGGTAAACGAAAAAGCTCTCGTGAAGCGAAGAATCCGGTCTATCTTGGTTTGTCAGATGAAAAGCTGTTCCCTCATTACGGACACATGGAGTTCGTTGACAACCGATTCGATACTGATACGGCCAGCATGCGGGTTCGTTGTATCTTTCGCAATGAGGATCATGTTTTAGTGCCAGGAATGTTCGGTCGTGTTCGCCTTCCAGGAAGTGCCGCCTATGAAGCAGTGCTGATTCCGGATTCCGCGATTGGTACCGATCAGTCGTCGCAATTCGTGTACATCGTCGTCGACAAAAAGATTGAACGACGTGCTGTCGTTCCCGGCCCGTTGGTCGATGGACTACGCATTATCCGCGAAGGTTTAAAGGGTGATGAGCAACTTGTCATCGAAGGCCTTCTCTTGGCTCGACCAGCGATGGAAGTACAAGTTCAGACCGGTGAAATACAAATAGTTGAAGACGGACTTCCGAATACCTACGAGCCTTTGCCGCCGGATAAATGGATCTCGTCAGGCCTGACCTCGATCAAGACACCCAACCAAGACGTTCCGACAACTCAAGAGAGCCCTGGTATGTCGACCTCCATTAGCAAATCGGGGGCCGCCCAATGA
- a CDS encoding AraC family transcriptional regulator, translated as MTNAQDQHERQRMHVDQLELAERITQHVRHDGRSEIQPGLFFNRASHPSKPLHVVSDPALCVIAQGSKVVMLGEQSFRYDPAHYLINTVDLPLVAEIAEASPDLPYLSIRLVFDASMVNSVTIESGILQPSSEANEKALDVSPLDSPLLDAILRLVRLVDQPDDYRVLAPLVQREIIYRLLTGVQGTRMRHLATFGGQVDRIVQAVNLIRSNFNRPLRIEDVARELHMSVSGFHAHFKSVTAMTPLQFQKQLRLQEARRLMLSEDVDAAQAGFRVGYDDASYFNRDYKRYFGNPPKRDVDHLREISGSDAELLADRLDGADL; from the coding sequence ATGACGAACGCGCAAGACCAACACGAACGGCAGCGAATGCACGTTGATCAGCTAGAACTTGCTGAGCGAATAACGCAACATGTAAGGCATGATGGCCGCTCGGAAATTCAGCCTGGTTTGTTCTTCAACCGGGCATCCCATCCAAGCAAACCACTACACGTGGTTTCTGATCCGGCGTTATGTGTCATCGCACAAGGGAGCAAGGTGGTCATGCTTGGCGAACAGTCATTTCGCTATGACCCGGCTCACTACTTGATCAACACGGTTGATCTACCGCTGGTGGCGGAAATTGCAGAAGCGTCCCCTGACCTTCCCTATTTGAGCATTCGCTTGGTCTTCGATGCATCAATGGTTAATTCAGTGACTATTGAATCTGGGATTCTGCAACCTAGTAGCGAAGCCAACGAGAAGGCGCTCGACGTCAGCCCACTCGACTCACCGTTACTTGATGCCATCTTGCGATTAGTTCGGCTAGTCGATCAACCAGACGACTACCGCGTGCTTGCGCCGCTTGTGCAGCGGGAGATCATCTATCGACTTCTTACGGGCGTGCAAGGAACACGAATGCGTCATTTGGCAACCTTTGGTGGTCAAGTCGATCGCATCGTGCAAGCGGTTAACTTAATACGATCAAATTTCAACAGACCGCTGCGAATTGAAGATGTTGCGCGGGAGCTGCACATGAGCGTCTCCGGATTTCACGCCCACTTCAAATCGGTTACCGCAATGACCCCACTTCAATTCCAGAAGCAACTTCGATTGCAAGAAGCACGACGTTTGATGCTTAGTGAAGACGTTGATGCAGCTCAAGCAGGATTTCGTGTCGGTTACGACGATGCTTCTTATTTCAATCGAGACTACAAACGCTATTTCGGTAATCCTCCGAAACGCGATGTTGATCACCTGCGTGAGATCTCTGGTTCAGACGCCGAGCTGCTTGCCGATCGACTCGACGGAGCAGACCTCTAA